From Citricoccus sp. SGAir0253, a single genomic window includes:
- a CDS encoding DUF1611 domain-containing protein has translation MTIEMTHPATLPLVETAGATYQRIELPTRVQGSYTTRFVDRAVAADPAAFHLAAGPTVTPRAGDVVVARVTEILNHKRVETPESRKAILFPGALVMLAYGHRYAADQFLAHVPDTLEPCHLVAAGGVAGVVTRQHVRVDDPTRIEPLGLLADAEGVVNLSRFAPHRPRPVPAAARATGTTATAATAQAVSGAAAQEAPGDPTNGAPARRPAVIGVLGTSMNSGKSTAMATLVNGLTAAGLSVSAGKSTGTGAGNDPMLYRDAGAATVLDFTDFGYPTTFRLDYERVRSLTVDIVEALSGPGTDVVVVEIADGVYQGETARLLRDPLFQEVVDRVVFAAGDALGAVAGVRELQAAGLDVAAVSGVLTSSPLATEEARAVLGVPVLDTYGLTDPALATALLPRR, from the coding sequence ATGACCATCGAGATGACCCACCCCGCCACCCTGCCGCTCGTGGAGACGGCCGGGGCCACCTACCAGCGGATCGAGCTGCCCACCCGCGTCCAGGGCTCCTACACCACGCGCTTCGTCGACCGCGCCGTGGCGGCCGACCCCGCCGCCTTCCACCTGGCCGCCGGGCCGACCGTCACCCCCCGGGCCGGGGACGTGGTGGTCGCCCGGGTGACCGAGATCCTCAACCACAAGCGCGTGGAGACCCCCGAGTCGCGCAAGGCGATCCTGTTCCCCGGGGCGCTCGTCATGCTGGCCTACGGCCACCGCTATGCGGCCGACCAGTTCCTCGCCCACGTCCCCGACACCCTCGAGCCCTGTCACCTCGTCGCGGCCGGGGGCGTCGCCGGGGTGGTCACCCGGCAGCACGTGCGCGTGGACGACCCCACCCGCATCGAGCCCCTGGGGCTGCTCGCGGACGCGGAGGGCGTCGTCAACCTCTCCCGGTTCGCGCCGCACCGCCCGCGCCCCGTGCCCGCCGCCGCCCGGGCGACCGGCACGACCGCGACCGCCGCAACGGCCCAGGCCGTGTCCGGCGCCGCAGCCCAGGAGGCCCCCGGCGACCCGACGAACGGGGCGCCCGCTCGTCGGCCGGCCGTGATCGGCGTGCTGGGCACGTCCATGAACTCGGGCAAGTCCACCGCCATGGCCACGCTGGTCAACGGGTTGACGGCGGCGGGCCTGAGCGTCTCGGCGGGCAAGTCCACGGGAACGGGTGCCGGCAACGACCCGATGCTCTACCGCGACGCCGGCGCGGCCACCGTCCTGGACTTCACGGACTTCGGCTACCCCACCACCTTCCGACTCGACTACGAGCGGGTGCGCTCCCTGACGGTGGACATCGTCGAGGCGCTCTCCGGGCCGGGCACGGACGTGGTGGTCGTCGAGATCGCCGACGGCGTGTACCAGGGCGAGACGGCCCGGCTGCTGCGCGACCCCCTCTTCCAGGAGGTCGTGGACCGCGTGGTCTTCGCCGCCGGCGACGCCCTCGGCGCCGTGGCCGGCGTGCGCGAGCTGCAGGCCGCCGGACTGGACGTGGCCGCCGTCTCCGGCGTCCTCACCTCCTCGCCGCTGGCCACCGAGGAGGCCCGGGCCGTGCTGGGCGTGCCGGTCCTGGACACGTACGGGCTCACCGACCCGGCCCTGGCCACCGCCCTGCTCCCGCGGCGCTGA
- a CDS encoding globin domain-containing protein, with protein MLSDTSRPVIEATLPVVAAHLDEITPRFYARMFAARPELLDGIFSRANQRNGTQQKALAGSIAAFASHLMAHPDTLPEKVLSRIAHKHTSLGIVEDQYPIVYEHLFAAIVDVLGEAVTEEVAAAWSEVYWLMADALIKIEKGLYAQQANDRAWSPWRVVAKEPAGRGSATFRLEPADTTPVTAARPGQYVSVRVRLEDGLRQCRQYSLSEDATSTTTRVFTTKLDEGGEVSPFLHREVQVGDVVELSNPYGDIELDDSDAPLVLATAGIGCTPSASVLQTLAAEASDRQVLVLHAERTEGDWALKEQMRESLTALPNADLALWLEDTTDASAELAPRPGFMDLAAVDLPANAKVYLCGPLPFMKAVRSQAIAAGIPATDIHYEVFGPDLWLAA; from the coding sequence ATGCTCTCGGACACCTCCCGCCCCGTCATCGAGGCGACCCTCCCCGTGGTGGCAGCCCACCTGGACGAGATCACGCCGAGGTTCTACGCCCGCATGTTCGCCGCGCGCCCCGAGCTGCTCGACGGCATCTTCAGCCGCGCCAACCAGCGCAACGGCACCCAGCAGAAGGCCCTCGCCGGGTCCATCGCCGCGTTCGCCTCCCACCTCATGGCGCACCCGGACACCCTGCCGGAGAAGGTGCTCTCGCGCATCGCCCACAAGCACACCTCGCTGGGCATCGTCGAGGATCAGTACCCGATCGTCTACGAGCACCTGTTCGCCGCGATCGTGGACGTGCTGGGCGAGGCCGTCACGGAGGAGGTGGCCGCCGCCTGGTCAGAGGTGTACTGGCTCATGGCCGACGCGCTCATCAAGATCGAGAAGGGCCTCTACGCCCAGCAGGCCAACGACAGGGCCTGGTCGCCGTGGCGCGTGGTCGCCAAGGAGCCCGCGGGCCGCGGCAGCGCCACCTTCCGCCTCGAGCCGGCCGACACCACCCCGGTCACCGCCGCCCGGCCCGGCCAGTACGTCTCCGTGCGCGTGCGCCTGGAGGACGGGCTGCGCCAGTGCCGCCAGTACTCGCTGTCCGAGGACGCCACCTCGACCACCACCCGTGTCTTCACCACGAAGCTGGACGAGGGCGGGGAGGTCTCCCCGTTCCTGCACCGCGAGGTCCAGGTGGGCGACGTCGTGGAGCTGTCCAACCCCTACGGCGACATCGAGCTGGACGACTCGGACGCCCCCCTCGTGCTGGCCACCGCCGGCATCGGCTGCACCCCGAGCGCCTCGGTCCTGCAGACCCTCGCCGCGGAGGCCTCCGACCGGCAGGTGCTGGTCCTGCACGCCGAGCGCACCGAGGGCGACTGGGCCCTCAAGGAGCAGATGCGCGAGAGCCTGACCGCCCTGCCCAACGCCGACCTCGCCCTGTGGCTCGAGGACACCACGGACGCCTCCGCGGAGCTGGCCCCGCGCCCGGGGTTCATGGACCTGGCCGCCGTCGACCTGCCGGCCAATGCCAAGGTCTACCTGTGCGGCCCGCTGCCGTTCATGAAGGCCGTGCGCTCCCAGGCCATCGCCGCCGGCATCCCGGCCACGGACATCCACTACGAGGTGTTCGGGCCGGACCTCTGGCTGGCCGCCTGA
- a CDS encoding MFS transporter, translating to MNAGGGVTWAGHVPGTGGYRRLQLALFLAGVATFAQLYSPQGMLPLISADLGVSAQDAALTVSLATLGLALGVIPWSYAGDRFGRQRAMGWAIIGACAFSAAAVAVPALEAVLVLRLLEGAALGGVPALAIAYLNEEVHRASAAVAAGVYISGTTVGGLTGRIVAAPVGDLLHWRLGMLAVTVLAVACAVGFLVLAPAARRFTPHRASFRQAIAALTGNLRSPALLATYAQGMLLMGGFVAMYNYLGYHLAEEPFGLPVAVVSLVFLAYLAGTWTSPLAGRLAARYGRPAVLRAATVLMVAGVLLTLLPTLWAVLPATVLFTGAFFAAHAVASGWAGAAATAGRAQSASLYNLGYYAGSSVFGWLGGVFLTTLGWPGTVLMTVGLALAALAVASLLLRRDPVR from the coding sequence GTGAACGCAGGGGGAGGTGTCACGTGGGCCGGCCACGTGCCGGGCACCGGCGGGTACCGCCGCCTGCAGCTGGCCCTGTTCCTGGCCGGCGTCGCCACGTTCGCCCAGCTCTACTCCCCCCAGGGCATGTTGCCCCTCATCAGCGCTGACCTGGGGGTGTCGGCCCAGGACGCCGCGCTGACGGTGTCCCTGGCGACGCTGGGCCTGGCGCTCGGCGTCATCCCGTGGTCGTACGCGGGGGACCGGTTCGGGCGGCAGCGCGCCATGGGCTGGGCCATCATCGGCGCCTGCGCCTTCTCCGCGGCGGCCGTGGCCGTGCCCGCCCTCGAGGCGGTCCTCGTCCTGCGCCTCCTCGAGGGGGCCGCGCTCGGGGGCGTCCCGGCCCTGGCCATCGCCTACCTCAACGAGGAGGTGCACCGGGCCTCGGCGGCGGTCGCGGCCGGGGTGTACATCTCCGGGACGACGGTCGGCGGGCTCACCGGGCGGATCGTGGCCGCCCCCGTGGGGGACCTGCTCCACTGGCGGCTGGGGATGCTCGCCGTCACGGTGCTCGCCGTCGCGTGCGCCGTGGGCTTCCTGGTGCTGGCCCCGGCGGCGCGGCGCTTCACGCCCCACCGCGCCTCGTTCCGCCAGGCCATCGCCGCGCTGACGGGCAACCTGCGCTCGCCCGCCCTGCTGGCCACGTACGCCCAGGGCATGCTGCTGATGGGCGGCTTCGTGGCGATGTACAACTACCTCGGCTACCACCTGGCCGAGGAGCCCTTCGGGCTCCCCGTGGCGGTGGTCTCGCTCGTCTTCCTCGCCTACCTCGCCGGGACGTGGACCTCGCCCCTCGCGGGCCGGCTGGCCGCCCGGTACGGCCGTCCGGCCGTGTTGCGCGCCGCCACGGTCCTCATGGTCGCCGGCGTCCTGCTGACCCTGCTGCCCACCCTGTGGGCGGTGCTGCCGGCCACCGTGCTGTTCACGGGCGCCTTCTTCGCCGCGCACGCCGTGGCCTCCGGCTGGGCGGGCGCGGCGGCGACGGCGGGCCGGGCCCAGTCCGCATCCCTGTACAACCTGGGCTACTACGCCGGATCGAGCGTGTTCGGCTGGCTGGGCGGGGTGTTCCTCACCACCCTCGGCTGGCCCGGGACGGTGCTCATGACGGTCGGGCTCGCCCTGGCGGCGCTGGCGGTGGCGAGCCTGCTGCTGCGCCGCGACCCGGTGCGCTGA
- a CDS encoding phosphomannomutase/phosphoglucomutase: MKTSVDLSQSFKAYDVRGIVGQTITEDSVRAVGAAFVDVLGLGGQRVLVGGDMRPSSPAFARAFAEGATARGADVVMLGLVSTDMLYYACGVEDAAGVVFTASHNPAEYNGMKMARAGAVPVSSDTGLYEIRDVAQRYLDGGAVPAAERTGSVTEQDLLSGYASYLRSLVDLSGIRPLKVVVDAGNGMAGKTTPAVLGDAVLEALPLEIVPLYFELDGTFPNHPANPLEPENLRDLQRAVTEHGADLGLAFDGDADRCFVIDENGDPVSPSAVTGLVARREIARAKAGDTVNGTVHAPEAEPVVIHNLITSRAVPELVAAEGGRAVKTRVGHSFIKAVMAQEKAVFGGEHSAHYYFRDFFNADTGMLAAMHVLAALGAQDQPLSRLAAEYDPYVASGEINSQVEDKDAAVAAVLEGFAAEDTVVERMDGTTVSAADGSWWFNLRPSNTEPFLRYNGEAADAATMERIRDAVLAIVRRDA; the protein is encoded by the coding sequence GTGAAGACTTCAGTGGATCTCAGCCAGTCCTTCAAGGCCTACGACGTCCGGGGCATCGTCGGGCAGACGATCACCGAGGACTCGGTGCGGGCGGTCGGCGCCGCGTTCGTGGACGTCCTGGGCCTCGGCGGGCAGCGCGTGCTCGTCGGCGGGGACATGCGCCCGTCCTCCCCGGCCTTCGCCCGCGCCTTCGCCGAGGGCGCCACGGCGCGCGGGGCCGACGTCGTGATGCTGGGGCTGGTCTCCACGGACATGCTCTACTACGCGTGCGGCGTGGAGGACGCGGCCGGCGTCGTCTTCACCGCCTCCCACAACCCCGCCGAGTACAACGGCATGAAGATGGCCCGGGCCGGCGCGGTGCCGGTGTCCTCGGACACCGGGCTCTACGAGATCCGGGACGTGGCCCAGCGCTACCTCGACGGCGGCGCGGTGCCGGCCGCGGAGCGCACCGGCTCCGTGACCGAGCAGGACCTGCTCTCCGGCTACGCCTCCTACCTGCGCTCCCTCGTGGACCTGTCCGGGATCCGCCCGCTGAAGGTCGTCGTGGACGCCGGGAACGGCATGGCCGGCAAGACCACCCCGGCCGTGCTGGGGGACGCCGTCCTGGAGGCCCTGCCGCTGGAGATCGTGCCCCTGTACTTCGAGCTCGACGGCACGTTCCCGAACCACCCGGCCAATCCCCTGGAGCCGGAGAACCTGCGGGACCTGCAGCGCGCGGTCACCGAGCACGGCGCGGACCTCGGGCTGGCCTTCGACGGCGACGCCGACCGCTGCTTCGTCATCGACGAGAACGGCGACCCGGTCTCCCCCTCGGCCGTGACCGGCCTGGTGGCCCGCCGCGAGATCGCCCGCGCCAAGGCCGGCGACACCGTCAACGGCACGGTGCACGCCCCCGAGGCCGAGCCCGTGGTCATCCACAACCTCATCACCTCGCGGGCCGTGCCGGAGCTGGTGGCGGCCGAGGGCGGCCGGGCCGTGAAGACGCGCGTGGGCCACTCGTTCATCAAGGCCGTGATGGCCCAGGAGAAGGCCGTCTTCGGCGGGGAGCACTCCGCCCACTACTACTTCCGGGACTTCTTCAACGCGGACACCGGCATGCTCGCGGCCATGCACGTGCTCGCCGCCCTCGGCGCCCAGGACCAGCCGTTGTCCCGGCTCGCCGCCGAGTACGACCCGTACGTGGCCTCGGGCGAGATCAACTCCCAGGTGGAGGACAAGGACGCGGCCGTGGCGGCGGTCCTGGAGGGCTTCGCCGCCGAGGACACGGTGGTGGAGCGCATGGACGGTACCACCGTCTCCGCGGCGGACGGGTCCTGGTGGTTCAACCTGCGCCCGTCCAACACGGAGCCCTTCCTGCGCTACAACGGCGAGGCCGCGGACGCGGCGACCATGGAGCGCATCCGGGACGCCGTGCTGGCGATCGTCCGCCGGGACGCCTGA
- a CDS encoding Rrf2 family transcriptional regulator, with product MKLNAFGDVCLRTLMLLGAEPDRQMTGREIADAVGIPYNHVSKAVLELKRRGALEVSRGRTGGARITPVGLGLSVGRLLRDLDTQPDIVDCTGSGSDGGRPCPLLAGCRLRSALARAREAFYAELDDTTVAELTGPAATPFPSGPTALPLPTVR from the coding sequence GTGAAGCTCAACGCGTTCGGTGACGTCTGCCTGCGCACGCTCATGCTCCTGGGCGCCGAGCCCGACCGGCAGATGACCGGCCGGGAGATCGCCGACGCCGTGGGCATCCCGTACAACCACGTGAGCAAGGCCGTGCTCGAGCTCAAGCGCCGCGGCGCCCTCGAGGTCTCCCGCGGCCGCACCGGCGGCGCCCGCATCACGCCCGTGGGCCTCGGGCTGTCCGTGGGGCGGCTGCTGCGGGACCTGGACACCCAGCCGGACATCGTCGACTGCACCGGGTCCGGCAGCGACGGCGGCCGCCCCTGCCCCCTGCTGGCCGGCTGCCGGCTGCGCTCGGCGCTGGCGCGCGCCCGGGAGGCGTTCTACGCGGAGCTCGACGACACCACCGTCGCCGAGCTCACCGGCCCCGCCGCGACCCCCTTCCCGTCCGGCCCCACCGCCCTGCCGCTGCCCACCGTGCGCTGA
- a CDS encoding ATP-dependent DNA helicase RecQ, with protein sequence MVQNNDGLGNGDLAGPVQTTVVDAEDLHAEALEVLRRLVGRPDARFHEGQFEAIEALVARRRRALVVQRTGWGKSAVYFVASLLLRARGAGPTLIVSPLLALMRDQVAAAARAGVRAEAINSANATEWDLIQARLAEDSVDVLLVSPERLNNPHFRDVQLPDLIRRTGMLVVDEAHCISDWGHDFRPDYRRIRDLIARLPGAGDRRVPVLATTATANARVVQDVAEQLGVAGTEEVFVLRGPLARTSLRLGVLRMPSPGSRLAWLLTHLGSFPGSGIVYALTVSAAEDTARALREAGHEVASYTGRTDPEQRAELEQALKDNRVKALVATSALGMGFDKPDLGFVIHLGAPSSPVAYYQQVGRAGRATEHADVLLLPGTEDRDIWRYFATTSMPDEHRARAVLTELEAAGRPLSVPALETRVDLKRTPLELLLKVLAVDGAVERTQGGWQRTAEPWTYDGERYGRVAQARVAEEKLMLDYENSTSCRMEFLSHVLDDPDAAPCGRCDNCAGPWYPTGVAQDARDSAARALGRVGVAIEPRRTWPSGMDRLGVPLKGRIPEELQVEEGRAVARLTDLGWGGRLRTLFSAGHEGSHDAPIEPDLLQAAVKVLSAWEWGQRPIAVVSVPSRSRHQLVSSFAEGIARIGRLPYLGPLEFADDRPRTESGGNSAFRLASVWQLYAVPGPMREQLAAAAAAGHHGPVLLVDDRADSRWTLTEAGRVLREAGAQGVLPLVLALAG encoded by the coding sequence ATGGTGCAGAACAACGACGGCCTCGGCAACGGCGATCTCGCGGGGCCGGTGCAGACCACGGTGGTGGACGCGGAGGACCTGCACGCGGAGGCGCTGGAGGTGCTGCGCCGGCTCGTGGGCCGGCCGGACGCCCGGTTCCACGAGGGGCAGTTCGAGGCCATCGAGGCCCTCGTCGCCCGTCGCCGCCGCGCCCTCGTCGTCCAGCGCACGGGCTGGGGCAAGTCCGCGGTGTACTTCGTGGCCTCCCTGCTGCTGCGGGCCCGGGGCGCCGGACCCACGCTCATCGTCTCGCCCCTGCTGGCCCTCATGCGGGACCAGGTGGCGGCGGCCGCCCGGGCCGGGGTCCGGGCCGAGGCCATCAACTCCGCCAACGCCACCGAGTGGGACCTCATCCAGGCCAGGCTGGCGGAGGACTCCGTGGACGTGCTGCTGGTGTCCCCGGAGCGGCTGAACAATCCGCACTTCCGGGACGTCCAGCTGCCGGACCTCATCCGCCGCACCGGCATGCTCGTGGTGGACGAGGCGCACTGCATCTCGGACTGGGGGCATGACTTCCGGCCGGACTACCGGCGGATCCGGGACCTCATCGCCCGGCTGCCCGGGGCCGGGGACCGGCGCGTGCCGGTCCTGGCCACCACGGCCACGGCCAACGCGCGGGTGGTGCAGGACGTCGCCGAGCAGCTCGGGGTGGCCGGCACGGAGGAGGTCTTCGTGCTGCGCGGCCCCCTGGCCCGGACCTCCCTGCGCCTGGGCGTGCTGCGCATGCCCAGCCCGGGGAGCCGGCTGGCCTGGCTGCTGACCCACCTGGGCTCCTTCCCCGGCTCCGGGATCGTCTACGCCCTGACCGTGTCCGCCGCCGAGGACACCGCCCGGGCGCTGCGGGAGGCCGGCCACGAGGTGGCGTCCTACACCGGGCGCACGGACCCCGAGCAGCGGGCCGAGCTGGAGCAGGCCCTCAAGGACAACCGGGTCAAGGCGCTCGTGGCCACCTCGGCGCTCGGCATGGGCTTCGACAAGCCGGACCTCGGCTTCGTCATCCACCTCGGGGCGCCCAGCTCGCCGGTCGCCTACTACCAGCAGGTCGGCCGCGCCGGGCGCGCCACGGAGCACGCGGACGTGCTGCTGCTGCCCGGGACGGAGGACCGGGACATCTGGCGGTACTTCGCCACCACGTCGATGCCGGACGAGCACCGGGCGCGCGCCGTGCTGACCGAGCTCGAGGCGGCCGGGCGGCCCCTGTCCGTGCCCGCGCTCGAGACGCGGGTGGACCTCAAGCGGACCCCGCTGGAGCTGCTCCTGAAGGTGCTGGCCGTGGACGGCGCCGTGGAGCGCACGCAGGGCGGCTGGCAGCGCACCGCCGAGCCGTGGACGTACGACGGGGAGCGCTACGGCCGGGTGGCCCAGGCCCGCGTGGCCGAGGAGAAGCTCATGCTGGACTACGAGAACTCCACCTCCTGCCGCATGGAGTTCCTGTCCCACGTGCTCGACGACCCGGACGCCGCCCCGTGCGGCCGGTGCGACAACTGCGCGGGCCCGTGGTATCCCACCGGGGTGGCCCAGGACGCCCGGGACAGCGCGGCCCGCGCCCTGGGCCGGGTGGGGGTGGCCATCGAGCCGCGCCGGACGTGGCCCAGCGGCATGGACCGGCTCGGCGTCCCGCTGAAGGGGAGGATCCCCGAGGAGCTCCAAGTGGAGGAGGGCCGGGCCGTTGCCCGCCTGACGGACCTCGGCTGGGGCGGCCGGCTGCGGACCCTCTTCTCCGCCGGGCACGAGGGCTCGCACGACGCCCCGATCGAGCCGGACCTGCTCCAGGCGGCGGTCAAGGTCCTCTCCGCGTGGGAGTGGGGGCAGCGGCCCATCGCCGTGGTCTCCGTCCCCTCGCGGTCACGGCACCAGCTCGTGTCCTCCTTCGCGGAGGGCATCGCCCGGATCGGCCGCCTGCCCTACCTGGGGCCGCTCGAGTTCGCCGACGACCGGCCGCGCACCGAGTCCGGCGGCAACAGCGCGTTCCGCCTGGCCTCCGTGTGGCAGCTGTACGCCGTGCCGGGTCCGATGCGGGAGCAGCTGGCCGCGGCGGCCGCCGCCGGCCACCACGGGCCGGTGCTGCTCGTGGACGACCGGGCGGACAGCCGCTGGACGCTGACGGAGGCCGGCCGGGTGCTGCGGGAGGCCGGCGCCCAGGGCGTGCTGCCGCTGGTGCTGGCCCTCGCGGGCTGA
- a CDS encoding ABC transporter ATP-binding protein: protein METRALPTPAPPRGAGEVGGRAVGAEDGDGPATERMPPVWAGRRRLLLVLLVLLGVLQAVMALAMAFSVEALLGAPAQYNAALATGRAPDGTPLDPAARAAAAVHVPLPQVAVLAVAVLTLFGARWAERVVAEDLGQDYVHGLRRRLIGAALAEDAGPSLGVTITRASNDLTAVRTWVARGLVALLTSLPFVVLVVVVLGLSDWRIGLAVGLPVVLFGLAVPPLARAALRRARTLRRHRGRMSGRIADAVRAREGIRAAGGVRRELNALDRDSRRVVGAAVGRSRVTGLVRAAALTAASLSTGTVVVLGSLAVVDAAAVASAMMLVGVLTTPLGDLGRVVEYRQNYRAARRIQAPLLARGEELLRAERELERDWARVPRDRSVTGRNGVWIEGLVVGGRPVPALLARAGERVVLDARDPARAAAVLDAVLAGRNDPAQPGAQALRMVVDGYDYTRAPARERRGLLGHASARVPLERGTIERAVTYRDPRATEDECRRALGRVGLGSVLEALPRGTQTRLRDGGRPLTGPQAARLKLGRALLGDPPVLVLDGLDAELDDEGVRLLRRELADYPGVVLVTSHDPGRIAPGHRSWTIDGP, encoded by the coding sequence ATGGAGACGCGAGCACTCCCGACGCCGGCCCCGCCCCGGGGTGCCGGCGAGGTCGGCGGCCGAGCGGTCGGCGCGGAGGACGGCGACGGCCCCGCGACCGAGCGGATGCCCCCCGTGTGGGCGGGCCGCCGCCGCCTCCTGCTGGTGCTCCTCGTCCTGCTGGGGGTCCTCCAGGCGGTCATGGCCCTCGCGATGGCGTTCTCGGTGGAGGCGCTGCTCGGCGCGCCGGCGCAGTACAACGCGGCGCTGGCCACCGGCCGGGCGCCGGACGGCACGCCGCTGGACCCGGCCGCGCGCGCCGCGGCCGCCGTCCACGTGCCCTTGCCGCAGGTGGCGGTGCTCGCCGTCGCGGTGCTCACCCTGTTCGGTGCCCGCTGGGCCGAGCGGGTCGTGGCCGAGGACCTGGGCCAGGACTACGTGCACGGGCTGCGCCGCCGGCTCATCGGCGCGGCCCTGGCCGAGGACGCGGGTCCCTCGCTGGGCGTGACGATCACCCGGGCCTCGAACGACCTCACGGCCGTGCGCACCTGGGTGGCCCGGGGACTGGTGGCGCTGCTGACGTCCCTGCCGTTCGTGGTCCTCGTGGTCGTGGTGCTCGGGCTCTCGGACTGGCGGATCGGGCTCGCCGTGGGGCTGCCCGTGGTGCTGTTCGGCCTGGCGGTGCCGCCGCTGGCCCGAGCGGCCCTGCGGCGCGCCCGCACCCTGCGCCGCCACCGGGGCCGGATGTCCGGCCGGATCGCCGACGCCGTCCGGGCCCGGGAGGGGATCCGGGCCGCCGGCGGGGTGCGCCGGGAACTCAACGCGCTGGACCGGGACTCGCGCCGGGTGGTGGGCGCCGCCGTCGGGCGCTCCCGCGTCACCGGGCTGGTGCGCGCCGCGGCGCTCACGGCGGCCTCGCTGTCAACGGGGACCGTGGTGGTGCTCGGCTCGCTCGCGGTGGTGGACGCCGCGGCGGTGGCCTCGGCCATGATGCTCGTGGGCGTGCTCACCACCCCGCTGGGCGACCTGGGGCGCGTGGTGGAGTACCGGCAGAACTACCGGGCGGCCCGGCGGATCCAGGCGCCGCTGCTGGCGCGCGGCGAGGAATTGCTGCGGGCCGAGCGGGAGCTGGAACGGGACTGGGCGCGCGTGCCGCGCGACCGCTCCGTCACCGGCCGGAACGGGGTGTGGATCGAGGGGCTCGTGGTCGGCGGGCGGCCCGTCCCCGCCCTGCTCGCCCGGGCCGGGGAGCGGGTGGTGCTCGACGCGCGGGACCCGGCCCGCGCGGCAGCGGTCCTGGACGCCGTGCTCGCCGGGCGCAACGACCCCGCACAACCTGGTGCCCAGGCGCTGCGGATGGTGGTGGACGGGTACGACTACACCCGGGCCCCGGCCCGCGAACGCCGGGGCCTGCTGGGCCACGCCTCCGCGCGGGTCCCGCTCGAGCGGGGGACGATCGAGCGGGCCGTCACCTACCGGGATCCCCGGGCGACCGAGGACGAGTGCCGCCGCGCGCTGGGCCGCGTCGGCCTGGGCTCGGTCCTCGAGGCGCTCCCGCGGGGGACGCAGACCCGGCTGCGGGACGGCGGCCGTCCGCTGACCGGTCCGCAGGCGGCCCGGCTGAAACTGGGCCGCGCCCTGCTGGGTGACCCCCCGGTGCTGGTCCTGGATGGCCTCGACGCGGAGCTGGACGATGAGGGCGTGCGGCTGCTGCGCCGCGAGCTGGCGGACTACCCCGGCGTCGTGCTGGTCACCTCCCACGACCCGGGCCGGATCGCGCCGGGACACCGGTCCTGGACCATCGACGGGCCCTGA